The following are encoded together in the Nodosilinea sp. PGN35 genome:
- the upp gene encoding uracil phosphoribosyltransferase has translation MPDLHLIDHPLIQHKLTLMRRAETSTAKFRTLLKEISLLMAYEVTRDLPLKLETIQTPMATMEAPVLAPEKKLVVVSIMRAGQGILDGILELMPSARVGHIGLYRDPQTLRVIEYFFKVPEDLSDRDVLVVDPMIATGNTAVAALYPLKQAQPRSLRFLCLLAAPEGVAHFHREHPDVPLYAAAVDEKLDERGYILPGLGDAGDRLFGTK, from the coding sequence ATGCCCGACCTGCACCTGATCGATCATCCGCTGATTCAGCACAAGCTCACCCTGATGCGCCGGGCCGAGACCAGCACCGCAAAATTTCGCACGCTGCTGAAGGAAATTAGCCTGCTAATGGCCTACGAGGTGACGCGAGATCTGCCGCTGAAGCTCGAAACCATTCAAACGCCCATGGCCACCATGGAAGCGCCAGTGCTGGCCCCGGAGAAAAAGCTGGTCGTCGTGTCGATCATGCGGGCGGGGCAGGGCATTCTCGACGGCATTTTAGAGCTGATGCCCTCGGCGCGGGTGGGGCACATTGGCCTCTACCGCGACCCGCAGACCCTGCGGGTGATTGAGTACTTCTTTAAGGTGCCGGAGGATCTCTCAGACCGAGACGTGCTGGTGGTAGACCCGATGATCGCCACGGGCAATACGGCGGTGGCGGCGCTGTACCCGCTAAAGCAGGCCCAGCCGCGATCGCTGCGGTTTCTCTGCCTGCTGGCCGCCCCCGAAGGGGTGGCCCACTTTCACCGCGAGCACCCCGATGTGCCCCTCTACGCTGCCGCCGTAGATGAAAAGCTGGACGAGCGCGGCTATATTTTGCCGGGGCTAGGGGACGCAGGCGATCGCCTATTTGGCACCAAATAA
- a CDS encoding glycogen/starch/alpha-glucan phosphorylase — protein MAKQSIRLPESTMPTEVPLSLGTADVALDAEAQVSQIQQALVNNLRWVQGKDEQFANAHDYYTALAHSVRNQLLQKRIRTAKTYAQARAKNVYYLSAEFLMGRQLGNGLINLGMYDTMRHALADCGLDLDELLEREAEPGLGNGGLGRLAACFMDSLTTLNLPAVGYGIRYEFGIFTQLIRQGHQVEAPDKWLSYGNPWEIARPDYRVEIKFGGHTEVYKKDGDDDYQVRWIPAQTVIGIPHDVPVPGYGTDNVNLLRLWKAEAGEAFDLDAFNAGDYFGAVANKMISENITKVLYPNDETRQGKELRLQQQYFFVACSLQDIIRLHLRDHDNLEDLAEFAAIQLNDTHPAIGVAELMRLLIDDYNFEWAAAWQITQRTFGYTNHTLMPEALEKWSVDLFGKLLPRHLEIIYEINHRFLAQVKLRYPNDPDRLERLSLIEEGPERRVRMANLACVGSHAINGVAALHTELLKQEVLQDFYELWPDKFSNKTNGITPRRWLLQCNPRLAQLISETIGDSWITNLDDLRQLEAHLDNETFRHAWQAIKQENKWNLARYIHDTLGLEVNPDSMFDVQIKRIHEYKRQLMNVLHVVTLYNRMVQNPGDHVVPRTVIFGGKAAPGYAMAKLVVKLINAVADVVNNDPVVNGRLKVVFLPNYNVSQAQRLFPASDLSEQISTAGMEASGTGNMKFALNGALTIGTLDGANVEIREEVGADNFFLFGLTTEQVAACKAVGHNPWYYYDTNPELKRTLDAIASGLFSPENPDLFLPILDSLLVDDPYMVMADFAAYVQCQEHVSRTYEDRDRWVRMAILNTARIGKFSADRTIADYAREIWKVKAVPVGE, from the coding sequence ATGGCTAAGCAATCAATTCGTCTGCCCGAATCAACCATGCCGACAGAGGTGCCTCTGTCGCTGGGGACGGCAGATGTGGCGCTCGATGCTGAAGCGCAGGTCAGTCAAATTCAGCAGGCGCTGGTCAACAACCTGCGCTGGGTGCAGGGCAAAGATGAGCAGTTTGCCAACGCCCACGACTACTACACCGCCCTGGCCCACAGCGTGCGCAACCAGCTGCTGCAAAAGCGCATTCGCACCGCCAAAACCTACGCCCAGGCGCGGGCTAAAAATGTCTATTACCTGTCTGCCGAGTTTCTCATGGGTCGCCAGCTCGGCAATGGCCTGATCAACCTGGGTATGTACGACACCATGCGCCACGCCCTGGCCGACTGCGGCCTCGACCTCGACGAGCTGCTGGAGCGCGAGGCCGAACCGGGCCTGGGCAACGGCGGGCTGGGCCGCCTGGCCGCCTGCTTTATGGACTCGCTCACCACCCTCAACCTGCCTGCGGTGGGCTACGGCATTCGCTACGAGTTTGGCATTTTCACCCAGCTGATTCGCCAGGGCCACCAGGTCGAAGCCCCCGACAAATGGCTCAGCTACGGCAACCCCTGGGAAATCGCCCGCCCCGACTACCGGGTGGAGATCAAGTTTGGCGGCCACACCGAGGTCTACAAAAAAGACGGTGACGACGACTACCAGGTGCGGTGGATTCCGGCCCAGACCGTGATTGGCATTCCCCACGATGTGCCCGTGCCCGGCTACGGCACCGACAATGTCAACCTGCTGCGCCTGTGGAAGGCCGAGGCGGGCGAAGCCTTTGACCTCGACGCCTTTAACGCTGGCGACTATTTTGGGGCCGTGGCCAACAAGATGATCTCCGAGAACATCACCAAAGTGCTCTACCCCAACGACGAAACCCGCCAGGGCAAAGAGCTGCGGCTGCAACAGCAGTACTTCTTTGTGGCCTGCTCGCTGCAAGACATCATTCGTCTGCACCTGCGCGACCACGACAACCTCGAAGATTTAGCTGAATTTGCCGCCATTCAGCTCAACGACACCCACCCGGCCATCGGCGTTGCCGAACTCATGCGCCTGCTGATCGACGACTACAACTTTGAGTGGGCCGCCGCCTGGCAAATCACCCAGCGCACCTTTGGCTACACCAACCACACCCTGATGCCCGAGGCCCTGGAGAAGTGGTCAGTGGATCTCTTTGGTAAGCTGCTGCCCCGACACCTCGAGATCATCTACGAGATCAACCATCGCTTTTTGGCCCAGGTCAAGCTGCGCTACCCCAACGACCCCGATCGCCTCGAGCGCCTCTCGCTGATTGAAGAAGGCCCCGAGCGCCGGGTGCGAATGGCCAACCTGGCCTGCGTCGGCAGCCACGCCATCAACGGCGTCGCCGCCCTGCACACCGAACTGCTCAAGCAGGAGGTGCTGCAAGACTTCTACGAGCTGTGGCCCGACAAGTTTAGCAACAAGACCAACGGCATTACCCCCCGCCGCTGGCTGTTGCAGTGCAACCCGCGCCTGGCCCAGCTGATCTCTGAAACCATCGGCGACAGCTGGATCACCAACCTCGACGACCTCAGGCAGCTAGAGGCCCACCTCGACAATGAGACCTTTCGCCATGCCTGGCAGGCCATCAAGCAAGAAAACAAGTGGAACCTGGCCCGCTACATCCACGACACCCTGGGGCTAGAGGTCAACCCCGACTCGATGTTTGATGTGCAGATTAAGCGCATTCACGAGTACAAGCGGCAGCTGATGAACGTGCTGCACGTGGTCACCCTCTACAACCGCATGGTGCAAAACCCTGGGGATCACGTCGTGCCGCGCACGGTGATCTTTGGCGGCAAGGCGGCCCCCGGCTACGCTATGGCCAAGCTGGTGGTGAAGCTGATTAACGCCGTAGCCGATGTGGTCAACAACGACCCGGTTGTTAATGGGCGGCTGAAAGTAGTGTTTTTGCCCAACTACAACGTCTCCCAGGCCCAGCGCCTGTTCCCGGCCTCGGATCTCTCAGAGCAGATCTCGACCGCTGGTATGGAGGCATCGGGCACCGGCAACATGAAGTTTGCCCTCAACGGTGCCCTCACCATCGGCACCCTGGACGGCGCTAACGTCGAAATCCGCGAAGAGGTGGGGGCCGACAACTTCTTCCTGTTTGGCCTCACTACCGAGCAGGTGGCCGCCTGTAAGGCCGTGGGCCACAACCCGTGGTACTACTACGACACCAACCCCGAGCTGAAGCGCACCCTCGATGCGATCGCCTCCGGCCTGTTCTCCCCCGAGAACCCCGACCTGTTTCTGCCCATTCTCGACTCGCTGCTGGTGGATGACCCCTACATGGTGATGGCCGACTTTGCCGCCTACGTGCAGTGCCAGGAGCACGTCAGCCGCACCTACGAAGACCGCGATCGCTGGGTGCGCATGGCCATACTCAACACCGCTCGCATCGGCAAGTTCTCCGCCGATCGCACCATCGCCGACTACGCCCGCGAGATCTGGAAGGTGAAAGCAGTTCCTGTCGGGGAGTAG
- the lspA gene encoding signal peptidase II, whose translation MRLRNRWFWIAAGVGLALDQLTKFWVAQAFELTTPPDSMPIWPGVFYFTYVTNSGAAFSLFSNNGEWLKWLSLAVSLGLIALGLKARLPNRWEQVGYGLILSGALGNGIDRLLFGEVIDFLDFRLIRFPIFNVADVCINIGIVCLLVAALREPPKRGE comes from the coding sequence ATGAGATTGCGCAATCGTTGGTTTTGGATCGCCGCTGGGGTTGGGCTAGCCCTCGATCAGCTGACTAAGTTTTGGGTAGCTCAAGCTTTTGAACTGACTACGCCCCCTGACTCAATGCCTATTTGGCCAGGGGTGTTTTACTTTACCTATGTGACCAACAGCGGCGCGGCCTTCAGCCTGTTTAGCAACAACGGCGAATGGCTCAAGTGGCTGTCGCTGGCGGTCAGCCTGGGGCTGATTGCCCTGGGCCTCAAAGCCCGATTGCCCAACCGCTGGGAGCAGGTGGGCTATGGGCTAATTCTCAGCGGGGCACTGGGCAACGGCATCGATCGCCTGCTGTTTGGCGAAGTGATCGACTTTCTAGACTTTCGCCTGATTCGCTTTCCCATCTTTAATGTGGCCGATGTGTGCATCAACATCGGCATCGTCTGCCTGCTGGTGGCAGCGCTGCGAGAACCGCCGAAGCGAGGCGAGTGA
- a CDS encoding biotin transporter BioY, whose translation MLAPFELLWALIGLVLTIVATWMEAFTLNAPWNWGQSGMALLSLGVSFQVGAVLLTGCVGGKNAAALSQIAYLVLGLALFRVFEFPVFTQGGGLSYVREPGFGYLIGFVPAGWVCGYLAFQNPPKLETLALSSLSGLGIIHGLGILYLTLASLLGWLQTVSASYWELLLGYSILPLPGHLVVVCAVAVLSLVLRQLLFY comes from the coding sequence GTGCTAGCACCATTTGAACTCCTGTGGGCCTTAATCGGGCTGGTTCTCACCATTGTGGCCACCTGGATGGAGGCATTTACCCTCAACGCCCCCTGGAACTGGGGGCAGTCGGGTATGGCGCTGCTGTCGCTGGGGGTGAGCTTTCAGGTGGGGGCAGTGCTGCTCACCGGCTGTGTCGGCGGCAAAAATGCGGCGGCGCTGTCGCAGATTGCCTACCTGGTGCTGGGGCTAGCGCTGTTTCGGGTGTTTGAGTTTCCGGTGTTTACCCAGGGGGGCGGGCTGAGCTACGTGCGCGAGCCCGGCTTTGGCTATTTAATCGGGTTTGTGCCCGCCGGGTGGGTGTGTGGCTACCTGGCTTTTCAAAACCCACCCAAGCTAGAGACGCTGGCCCTCAGCAGCCTGAGTGGGCTGGGTATTATTCACGGACTGGGCATTCTTTACCTGACTCTGGCCTCCCTGCTAGGCTGGTTACAGACCGTATCGGCTTCCTATTGGGAGCTGCTGCTGGGATACTCAATTTTGCCGCTGCCGGGCCATCTGGTGGTAGTGTGTGCGGTGGCGGTGCTGTCGCTGGTGCTGCGGCAGCTGTTGTTTTACTAG